The segment GTCATGTGCTTCTTGTTTAATCGAAAGTATATAACTAGCATTACACCAAACAGCGAGCTTATACGTTTTGTGTCAACGTTACACTGCATAAAGTAAGTCAAATgatgtaaaatattaattatgcTTATATTCGTGTTTAAAGTCATGCACGGGTTATTGTCTTTTTCGAGGAGGGAAGGGAGAAggtgacctctggtggggaagggaAACACCACAGCCCAGACTCGTGACAgacctgggctgcgtttcccgatAACGATTGATCTTAGCGCATAAGAGCGTTTTCTACGAGTCATTTTGCGAACGTTCGTTATTGTTTCATGTGTGTTTCCCAAAAGTGCACTTAACACAAATGCACGTAGCCCTGCTTTAAGTGCCACTTAGGAGTCGCTGTCCGTTGGTCAAGTGCTGAAATGGAGCCTCATTGTTGAACATGCTGTTATAGCAATCCATCTAATTTTTGATTTATGTGTACTCAACTcgaataatataacataatttcTTCTTGAGcaagttttaaaacataaattaactgGAAATGTCGTATTGTAAAAACACTGTCTTGCTCCAATCTCGCATAAAACAAACGGTCTTTGCCGGAAATTACATCAGCATCATTTTCGATATATATATGAAACCTTATTTAAGTAGAATTATGTATCAATTTCTTTATCAACAATTGCTTATCTcacatcaaataaataaataagtaaataaataagtaaataaataaataagctcttacatttatttttgaaaagtgTAGCCTAATTATCTTCATCTGATGTGCATTTGCTAATaggacaaaaatttaaataagcacACAGCTAGGGGTGGAGACACTAGCAAAATGGCtgaaaccaaaaaacaaagaaaatatttttttcaaaaggaggaaactattattattttagaggAGGTGGAGCTACAAAAACCTCCTAGGTTCACCTCCTATTGACAGACACTTACCATCTTGAAATCTAGTTCAAttagatttaagtattttttttctttatataaatgtgccttgggaaaaaaaaaaaaacagcactggtgtccatcttgagacgaaacaaagggactgatatattttaagatcagtcagtgcaagtgtcCTTCAGTTAAAATCTTAGACTTGAATTTTAGtctggactaggcttaagccttgtctgtggaAACAGGGGTATATATTTTACTACAACTTGAGTCTTGCGGGTGTGTGTGGCAATATAGTATTAGGACCTGTCTATTAGCCTATCCATATTGGTgcagaaaaatgtttaatgtgcacatgctttatcagcactgttttatataaatgtacttTTCATATAGATTTATAAAAGGACAACCTTTGACCATTATGAACCTAACAAGAGAATAAATTCAGGGAAGAGGTAATTAATGCAATTTCTAAAATCAGTGATTCAGCTTCTTCAAGTGGGGCTTTCTGCAATTAGTGAAATAGATGACAATCAGTGTGCGACATGTGAATATTATTACAGCCTGAAAaactttaagttttaagtttgtaatttaaattttattttcattctAACATTcattatgtcattttattttattgcattattatttctatattgaaTTGTGTAATGAGTAGAACatagaaatgaataaaaatatacgtacaaataaaatgaaaaaatgactttaaagagAAGTAAATTTTAGTTGCAATTTGCCGGTTGTCCAGCAGGTGCCCTCATAACTCTGTCTCCTTACGATGCACTTAAGGCTTTTCCATTACTCCAGAGCACTCATAGATCTACGAAGATTTTCAAGGGCTACTTAAGTTACGATGTTTTTGGGAAACAGACCATAATATTAAGATCAGTCGTACGATCATTTTTAATtcttaggcttacgatgcttttgggaaacgcagccctgaatcctgttgagatgctgtggcatgaccttaaaaaagcTATTCATGCTGGAAAactctccaatgtggctgaattgcaACAATTATGCCAAGATGAGTGGCCAACATTCCTGCACagcactgtaacagactcattgcaagttatcgcaaatggttgattgcagttgttgctgctaagggtggcccaaacaGTTATTATGTTTAGGGAGCAAACACTTTCTCACAACACTGTACATAGCCCTTTTATTTCTAATTTACTCATCTGAACATTAAACTCTGgccattttaaagttttttttttttttcattatttgatCCACCATTTCATTTCCTTCTATTCCTATATGTGCAGGGATCTATACAAAAGAGATAGTGGTTTTTGTTTGCATTCTGAACAAACTTTGTAAGATGTCTGATAAAATGTCTGATAAAATGTTAAAAGATTAACCCAACTTTAAACTTGATAATGCTGAAAAACAGTATGAATATTATGAGGACTTCAGGTATATTAATCTCTTCAACCCACCGAAGAGCCAATAATAGTGCAATAATTTCTGTAGCATACACTGATAGATGATCTTTTGATTATTGTCTGTTTTTATCATTTATACTCACTAGAAGACATTGGGAATAACCACAGCCCCTTTACTCCTCATTATTTGCTTTCCATCCAACACTATTCAGATTTACATTCATGTTCCCAGCAGTTTCCTAAGACTCTTTTAACTGGCTGTATTTCTGAATGCCCTTTAACAGTAGCCCAATACACCAGTTTCAGCTTCAACCTAAGAAGACTACATACCAAATAAAAACTACATACAATGTCAAAACACatctttgaaaaaaataaataaaataataataataataataataataataataataataataatttcaagtGTAAATAAATTAGTTTTGTCTTTCGTTCCATTAGATTAGATGGAGAGGTGGGTTTTGTGACCTATACTGATTCCAGTCTCCTGGGGGCGATCGAGACTCTTTCTTCATCTTCAGCGCTCGTGTGGATCACTCGATGTGCGCATGCGCGAGTTAGAGAGCGGAgcagcgtgagagagagagagttttccgGTGAGAGTGAGGCTGTaaccgaaatcgccccctataccctattcactattccctacattagtccactagtacagttcacttgaaggagtgaatcaAATCGTGCGCATGCGCGAGTTAGAGACAGAGGTGCGTGAGAGAGAGATGTCCGGTGAGTCCTGTTTTTCTTCTCTATTATTTGCTTTTTGTTATCCTGCATATCTTCATTTGCGTAGTTATGTTTGAGTGTAGCAGGAATTTGAGGTAAATGTCAGCTTCACGTATGAATAActgtgtaattttatttataacgTGTATTCAGTGAAGAGAGCAGACTTTTACTTGAGCAAATGTCCTCCATTCAACCGGCAAAAACAATCGTTGTGTCTAATGATTATTTGATGACGGAGTTGTTTAGGACCAATATTTTCACAAATGAAGTCTTTCTATGAACTGGGTAgcctacttttttctttaaacttcttttGTAATACGAAACATCTTGAGAGGTGTTGAATAATCTCAATGAAGCAGCAAATAATAAGAGACTTTCTATGAACAGGGaacttttttctttaaacaaaatgtatgtcaagtcaagtcacctttatttatatagcacatttaacaatacagattgtgtcaaagcagatttacagtattaaataggaaaatagtgAGTCAATAATACAAAAAGTATGTTAGATAATTGTGTAGTTGATTAAACATTTAATAGTCTAATTTGAAGATCAATCTTTTGTATGGCAATTGCCTACTTTCTGCTGTTACATCAAGTTCACGGTtctctcttttattttttaacgagtttctgaaaatgaaatgtttttatttttatttcagagtttATTGATGAAAATGAGGAGAATGAAGAATTGAGTGAAGCTGATGAGAGaaatcatgtaaaaatgagtCGCTCTCAAACCAAAtgcaaagatttaaagaaaagcagAGCCAAGAAATctgtcacctgcactcagtgtggaaagagtttgacaAACAAACATCATCTTGAGcttcacatgaggattcacactggagagaaaccgtttacttgtgatcagtgcgggaagagtttctcacaatcaTCAACTCTTAAAcatcacatgaacatccacactagagagaaactgcacacatgtgatcaatgtgataaaacatttttgtggacTTCAAGCCTGAAGATACACCTGAGAGTTCATTCAAaggagaagccacattcatgccatttgtgtggaaagagtttttcacgtCTAGAACATTTGAAAGTACATCAGAAAATACACGCTGGTGTGagagagtacatgtgctttgaatgtgaaaagacttttactacagctgGACATCTGAAACagcatgagaggattcacactggagaaaaaccctacAAGTGTTCActctgcgacaagagattcaatcaggcaacatatctgaaaatacatgagagaatccacactggagagaaaccttacacatgtggtcaatgcgggaagagttttgcacGAAAAGTACAACTTAACACACACATgagcatccacactggagagaaaccttatatgtgttcacactgcgaccagAGATTCAGACTCTCGGTAagcctgaaaacacatgagaggatccacaccggagagaaaccgtatcactgcactgaatgtgggatctGTTTCAGACATTCATCTTCTCTAagcagtcatacaaaaaacattcacagtaagaagatcatcttcagatctgaTGCTGCACACAATAATGAATCAATCAATAAAATATCATCTGGATCAAACGAGCCGTTACAAAGAAACATCTTCTAAAGTTTTCAGAGTCAATAaagttcatcttcatcttcaaaacCTGCAGATTTAACTGAGATCAACTCGAAAATAAAGGTCCTCTCTAAAGAACAATTTCAAAAAGTACATATTATGTTCAATTGTCTTCTAATGCACATCTGTCACTTGTAGTTTAAGTTGTCTTTCATGAAGTAGCTGTTTACAAACTGTTCTTGTTCAGGAAGATGAAGAAGAGTCTGTGACACTTAATATtcttcactgttttttttttttttaagaactagtTATGATATATTTAGAAAAAGTCAATGCAAGATATACAGTTATGTAGCTTTGGAACTGATCTTTATTTGCTACTCATCCATTTACTTTTGCTTTGAGGAATTATTGATTGAATGTTttgtagtaattattatttttaatattgtattaacaaCTTGTATTGTCTGCTTGTTGTATTTGCTTTAGGGGAAAAAGTCATTGTGTAGTTTTAGTTATAATATTAGAAAGCCACATAGTGTTATGTTTGCTTTTGGGCTTTCTGTTTAAAATTTCTCAATAAAGCTCTTTAATTGATTTGAACTGAAAGCCTTTATTGTCATT is part of the Garra rufa chromosome 1, GarRuf1.0, whole genome shotgun sequence genome and harbors:
- the LOC141327405 gene encoding uncharacterized protein; protein product: MRELETEVREREMSEFIDENEENEELSEADERNHVKMSRSQTKCKDLKKSRAKKSVTCTQCGKSLTNKHHLELHMRIHTGEKPFTCDQCGKSFSQSSTLKHHMNIHTREKLHTCDQCDKTFLWTSSLKIHLRVHSKEKPHSCHLCGKSFSRLEHLKVHQKIHAGVREYMCFECEKTFTTAGHLKQHERIHTGEKPYKCSLCDKRFNQATYLKIHERIHTGEKPYTCGQCGKSFARKVQLNTHMSIHTGEKPYMCSHCDQRFRLSVSLKTHERIHTGEKPYHCTECGICFRHSSSLSSHTKNIHSKKIIFRSDAAHNNESINKISSGSNEPLQRNIF